The DNA sequence CCGCCCTGGCATCCGCCCAGCCAGTGCAGGGGCGGCTGATCGCGCGCGAAACGGACGAGCCGGTGCGCGGCGGGACGGTGCACCTGATGGCGGATTCGCAGGTGGTGGCGCAGGCGCAAACGGACTCGGCGGGCGCGTTCGCGCTGCAGGCACCGCGCCCGGGAAACTACTGGCTGCTGGCAACCGCACCCGGATTCCAGGCGTCGGAGACGGACGTGTTCGCCGTCGGCGCGGCCGGCGCGCGGGTGAGGTTCATGATCGGGCGGCCGATGATCGGGCTGGACACGGTGACGGCCGTGGCGCCGGGGGTGGAGGACCGGCTGTGGTACGGGGGATTCCACCAGCGGCGGGGTGAGAACCAGGGCGGCCGGTTCATCACCCACGAGCAGATCGAGCGCCAGCGGTACGGGCAGGTGCAGGACATCCTGCGCCAGGTGCCGGGCCTGGAGGTGCAGATCGGCCCGCGGCCGAATTTCAGCGACTCGCGGCTGATGCGGGTGCGGC is a window from the Longimicrobium sp. genome containing:
- a CDS encoding carboxypeptidase regulatory-like domain-containing protein, producing MKLSPLLVAAAILLAPALASAQPVQGRLIARETDEPVRGGTVHLMADSQVVAQAQTDSAGAFALQAPRPGNYWLLATAPGFQASETDVFAVGAAGARVRFMIGRPMIGLDTVTAVAPGVEDRLWYGGFHQRRGENQGGRFITHEQIERQRYGQVQDILRQVPGLEVQIGPRPNFSDSRLMRVRLRQALSFRDCWSIFYLNGMRVESESVQNLDPTEIEGIEIYTNGAVPAQFNSSMGAACGVIAIWTRAR